Part of the Pseudomonas sp. P8_241 genome is shown below.
AATACTGCCTTGAAGCACTTGGTGTTACCGGCAACGATGTGGCCTTTTTCAAGGAAATCGTGACCACCGGTGAAGTCGCTCACCAGGCCGCCGGCTTCTTGAATCAGCAGGGCGCCTGCTGCCATGTCCCACTCGGACAGGCCTGACTCCCAGAAGGCGTCGAAACGGCCGGCAGCCACGTAGGCCAGGTCCAGGCTCGCCGAACCTGCGCGGCGGATGCCGGCGGTCTGGCCAACCAGGGCGCGGAACATGCCCAGGTAGTTGTCGAGGTTGTCCATCTGGTCGTCACGGAACGGGAAGCCTGTACCCAGCAGAGCGCCGTCGAGGCTGGTGCGACCGCTGACGCGCAGGCGACGACCGTTCAGTTGAGCGCCGCGACCACGGCTGGCGGTGAATTCTTCCTGGCGAACCGGGTCCAGAACAACGGCGTGCTCAAGACGACCGCGGTATTTGCAGGCGATGCTGACAGCGAAGTGAGGGATGCCGCGCAGGAAGTTGGTGGTGCCGTCCAGCGGGTCGATGATCCACAGGTACTCTTCGCCTTCGATGCCGGTGCCGGCGTGCAGGCCGGTCTCTTCACCACGGATCGAGTGATTCGGGTAAGCCTTGCGCAGGGCGTCGATGATTTTCTGTTCGGCGGCGCGATCCACCTCGGATACGTAATCCTTGGCGTCTTTTTCGTCGACCTTGATGGTATCCAGGCGCTCGATGGAGCGGAAGATCAATTCACTGGCGCTGCGGGCGGCGCGCAGCGCGATATTCAGCATGGGCTGCATGGATGTGTCACCTAAGGTTGTTAAAGAAAGCCGAGCATTCTATCAGAAAGTTTCTACAGGAGAAGGACGACGTTCGCTTTCATGGCTTAACGGTAGCGAGCGCTGTAAGATTCTGCTCCCGATTATTGTGTTCGAGAGCGCCTCCCTTGCTGCAAAACATTCGTGTCGTCCTGGTCAATACCAGCCATCCGGGCAATATCGGCGGGGCTGCGCGTGCCATGAAGAACATGGGCCTGTCGCGGCTGGTGCTGGTCGAGCCTCGTCTGTTCCCGCATCACGAGGCTGATGCCCGTGCCTCCGGTGCCGGTGACATCCTTGAAAACGCGCAAGTCGTCGCCACTTTGGAAGATGCCTTGGTCGGCTGCAATCTGGTGCTCGGCACCAGTGCCCGCGACCGCCGCATTCCCTGGCCGTTGCTCGATCCCCGCGAATGCGGCACGAAAGTGGTCGAGGAAGCCGGGCAGGGCGCGGAAATCGCTCTGGTGTTCGGTCGCGAAGACTCCGGCCTGACCAACGAAGAGCTGCAGCGATGTCATTATCACGTGCACATCCCATCAGACCCTGAGTTCAGCTCGCTGAACCTTGGGGCGGCGGTGCAGGTGTTGAGTTATGAAGTGCGCATGTCCTGGCTCGCGGCCCAAGGCCAGCCGAGCAAGGTCGAGAAGGAAGAAGTGGCCTCGGTCAAAAGCGCTGAGCTGGCGACCATGGACGAGCTGGAACGATTCTATGAGCACCTGGAGCAGACCCTGGTGGCCATCGAATTCCTCGATCCGGAAAAGCCGCGGCACTTGATGGCGCGCCTGCGCCGGTTGTACGGACGCAGCTCGGTCAGCCGGGCGGAAATGAATATATTGCGTGGCATCCTCACGGAAACCCAAAAAGCGGCCCGTGGTGAGCTTCTTAAGCGGAAGGATTAATGATGTTCGAGCGTTTGCGTGAAGATATCCAGAGCGTATTCCACCGAGACCCGGCGGCGCGTAACGCTTTTGAAGTACTGACCTGCTACCCCGGCATGCACGCCATCTGGATTCACCGTTTGTCGGCAATGCTGTGGCGCGCCGACCTGAAATGGCTGGCGCGGCTGGTGTCGAACTTCGGTCGCTGGTTGACCGGGATCGAGATCCATCCGGGGGCCAAGGTCGGTCGTCGTTTCTTCATTGACCATGGTATGGGTATCGTTATCGGTGAAACCGCCGAGATTGGCGATGACGTCACTATTTATCAGGGCGTGACCCTGGGCGGCACCAGCTGGAACAAAGGCAAGCGTCACCCGACCCTGGGTGATGGCGTCGTGGTCGGGGCGGGCGCGAAGGTGCTCGGTCCATTCACCGTCGGTGCCGGGGCCAAGGTCGGTTCCAATGCTGTCGTGACCAAGGAGGTGCCGCCGGGTGCCACGGTGGTGGGGATTCCGGGCCGGATCATCGTCAAGCCCGACGAAGAGCAGGACGCCAAGCGCAAGGCCATGGCTGAGAAGATCGGCTTCGATGCCTACGGCGTGACTGAGGACATGCCTGATCCGGTGGCTCGCGCCATCAATCAATTGCTCGATCACTTGCAGGCGGTCGATGGTCGTCTGGAGGGGATGTGTGGGGCGTTGAAGGATCTGGGTAGCAGTTATTGTGCGAAAGATCTGCCTGAGCTGCGCGAAGAAGACTTCGCCTGTGTGAAGGACAAGGATCAGAGTCAGGCCAGCTGACGTTTTGCGAGCGTGCCCCTCACTGTAGGAGCAAGCATGCTCGCGATGGACCTGAGAGCACTGCGGGGTGTCAGGCGCCCAGCGTTATCGTTGATGACCATCGCGAGCATGCTCGCTCCTACAGGGAATTGCTGGCCGTCCATAGTCGGCCTTTGCTATGATGCGCCCGCTC
Proteins encoded:
- the suhB gene encoding inositol-phosphate phosphatase — translated: MQPMLNIALRAARSASELIFRSIERLDTIKVDEKDAKDYVSEVDRAAEQKIIDALRKAYPNHSIRGEETGLHAGTGIEGEEYLWIIDPLDGTTNFLRGIPHFAVSIACKYRGRLEHAVVLDPVRQEEFTASRGRGAQLNGRRLRVSGRTSLDGALLGTGFPFRDDQMDNLDNYLGMFRALVGQTAGIRRAGSASLDLAYVAAGRFDAFWESGLSEWDMAAGALLIQEAGGLVSDFTGGHDFLEKGHIVAGNTKCFKAVLTAIQPHLPASLKR
- the trmJ gene encoding tRNA (cytosine(32)/uridine(32)-2'-O)-methyltransferase TrmJ, whose amino-acid sequence is MLQNIRVVLVNTSHPGNIGGAARAMKNMGLSRLVLVEPRLFPHHEADARASGAGDILENAQVVATLEDALVGCNLVLGTSARDRRIPWPLLDPRECGTKVVEEAGQGAEIALVFGREDSGLTNEELQRCHYHVHIPSDPEFSSLNLGAAVQVLSYEVRMSWLAAQGQPSKVEKEEVASVKSAELATMDELERFYEHLEQTLVAIEFLDPEKPRHLMARLRRLYGRSSVSRAEMNILRGILTETQKAARGELLKRKD
- the cysE gene encoding serine O-acetyltransferase gives rise to the protein MFERLREDIQSVFHRDPAARNAFEVLTCYPGMHAIWIHRLSAMLWRADLKWLARLVSNFGRWLTGIEIHPGAKVGRRFFIDHGMGIVIGETAEIGDDVTIYQGVTLGGTSWNKGKRHPTLGDGVVVGAGAKVLGPFTVGAGAKVGSNAVVTKEVPPGATVVGIPGRIIVKPDEEQDAKRKAMAEKIGFDAYGVTEDMPDPVARAINQLLDHLQAVDGRLEGMCGALKDLGSSYCAKDLPELREEDFACVKDKDQSQAS